One window of the Papaver somniferum cultivar HN1 unplaced genomic scaffold, ASM357369v1 unplaced-scaffold_115, whole genome shotgun sequence genome contains the following:
- the LOC113329018 gene encoding uncharacterized protein LOC113329018 isoform X3 — protein sequence MLTSVLVESQEMMFGKLVEYQDKMFNKLVESQDVMFGKLESILCKLNESQVNTASNNHKTHCEEDPSPDYNKHQEGVVKGDIDDKLAEEIIKKSFSGNNIDNAPQEEIIEVPDADDEQVQQQTRLESELGSTCRRNPYLDGYGRLYIVTLTGDWEEARNYFKDNPEAVAKVITHDLETALHLAVNNDNQMFVEELVELMPPEALACKTKKLGHTALHYAAISGITEIAKALVKKTTNLTQICDESRKVPLEYALIARHEETSKYLYSVTRDEEPSPFFEDAGARLLCQAINGNFLGFRK from the exons ATGTTAACCAGTGTGCTTGTTGAATCTCAAGAAATGATGTTCGGTAAGCTTGTTGAATATCAAGATAAGATGTTTAATAAGCTTGTTGAATCTCAAGATGTGATGTTTGGTAAGCTGGAATCTATCCTTTGTAAACTCAATGAATCTCAAGTTAACACTGCTAGTAATAATCATAAAACCCATTGTGAAGAAGACCCATCACCAGATTATAATAAGCATCAag AGGGTGTTGTCAAGGGTGATATTGATGATAAATTAGCTGAAGAAATCATAAAGAAGTCATTCTCAGGAAATAATATTGATAATGCCCCACAGGAAGAGATCATAGAGGTACCGGATGCTGATGATGAACAAGTTCAACAGCAGACGAGGCTGGAATCCG AATTGGGAAGTACTTGTCGAAGGAACCCATATTTGGATGGATACGGGCGGCTATACATCGTAACATTAACGGGTGACTGGGAAGAGGCTCGCAATTATTTTAAGGATAATCCAGAAGCGGTTGCCAAAGTGATAACTCATGATCTAGAAACTGCGTTGCACCTGGCTGTTAATAATGATAATCAAATGTTCGTTGAGGAGCTTGTGGAGCTCATGCCACCAGAAGCACTAGCATGTAAAACAAAGAAGCTTGGACATACAGCGCTCCATTATGCGGCCATTAGTGGAATTACCGAAATCGCAAAGGCCTTGGTTAAGAAAACCACCAATCTGACTCAGATATGCGATGAAAGTCGAAAAGTACCACTTGAATATGCTCTTATTGCGCGACATGAGGAGACATCTAAGTATCTTTACTCTGTTACTAGAGACGAGGAACCAAGTCCATTCTTTGAGGATGCTGGAGCCAGGTTATTATGCCAAGCAATCAACGGCAATTTCTTGG GTTTTCGCAAGTGA
- the LOC113329018 gene encoding uncharacterized protein LOC113329018 isoform X2: MLTSVLVESQEMMFGKLVEYQDKMFNKLVESQDVMFGKLESILCKLNESQVNTASNNHKTHCEEDPSPDYNKHQDLEGVVKGDIDDKLAEEIIKKSFSGNNIDNAPQEEIIEVPDADDEQVQQQTRLESELGSTCRRNPYLDGYGRLYIVTLTGDWEEARNYFKDNPEAVAKVITHDLETALHLAVNNDNQMFVEELVELMPPEALACKTKKLGHTALHYAAISGITEIAKALVKKTTNLTQICDESRKVPLEYALIARHEETSKYLYSVTRDEEPSPFFEDAGARLLCQAINGNFLGFRK, encoded by the exons ATGTTAACCAGTGTGCTTGTTGAATCTCAAGAAATGATGTTCGGTAAGCTTGTTGAATATCAAGATAAGATGTTTAATAAGCTTGTTGAATCTCAAGATGTGATGTTTGGTAAGCTGGAATCTATCCTTTGTAAACTCAATGAATCTCAAGTTAACACTGCTAGTAATAATCATAAAACCCATTGTGAAGAAGACCCATCACCAGATTATAATAAGCATCAag ACTTAGAGGGTGTTGTCAAGGGTGATATTGATGATAAATTAGCTGAAGAAATCATAAAGAAGTCATTCTCAGGAAATAATATTGATAATGCCCCACAGGAAGAGATCATAGAGGTACCGGATGCTGATGATGAACAAGTTCAACAGCAGACGAGGCTGGAATCCG AATTGGGAAGTACTTGTCGAAGGAACCCATATTTGGATGGATACGGGCGGCTATACATCGTAACATTAACGGGTGACTGGGAAGAGGCTCGCAATTATTTTAAGGATAATCCAGAAGCGGTTGCCAAAGTGATAACTCATGATCTAGAAACTGCGTTGCACCTGGCTGTTAATAATGATAATCAAATGTTCGTTGAGGAGCTTGTGGAGCTCATGCCACCAGAAGCACTAGCATGTAAAACAAAGAAGCTTGGACATACAGCGCTCCATTATGCGGCCATTAGTGGAATTACCGAAATCGCAAAGGCCTTGGTTAAGAAAACCACCAATCTGACTCAGATATGCGATGAAAGTCGAAAAGTACCACTTGAATATGCTCTTATTGCGCGACATGAGGAGACATCTAAGTATCTTTACTCTGTTACTAGAGACGAGGAACCAAGTCCATTCTTTGAGGATGCTGGAGCCAGGTTATTATGCCAAGCAATCAACGGCAATTTCTTGG GTTTTCGCAAGTGA